In Catenulispora sp. MAP5-51, the genomic stretch GGAAGATGCTGAAGCCGTTCGCCACCGACGGCAGCCAGATAGCGGCGGGGGAGCCGATCAGGTTCAGGTGGAGGACCGGCAGGTCCGCGACGGTGAGGTACTGCGGCACGATGAGCACCAGCGAGGGGATCATCAGCGTCGCCAGCATCATGCCGAAGACCGCGTTGCCGAACCGCGGCCGCAGCTTGGAGATCGCATAGGCGGCGGCGACGTCGAAGATGAGCTGGAACGCCAGCGCGCCGAACGCGTAGTAGAGCGTGTTCGCCAAGAGCCGCGCGATCCCGGTCCCGTTCCAGGCGTCGACGAAGTTGCCGGGGTGCACAGCGTGCGGGTAGAGCGTCGGCGGGCTCTGCACCGACTCCTTGGTCGACTTCAGACCGTCGGTGAACATGAAGTAGAGCGGTCCGAGGAAGATCAGCGTGAACCCCACGATGACCAGCGTCGCCACGGTCCAGTACGCGATCCGCCCCGAGCGGCGGTTCAGCGTGGCGGTGGAGACCAGGGTGCGGGTGGTGGTGTCGTCCAGAGGGGAGCGCTTGCGGCGCGGGCGGGCCTGGTTGATCAGGGCCCTGCTGGGCTGGGTGCTCATGTCGGCTCCGTCCTTTACTTGTCGCGGTCTCGGCTGATCCACAGGTACAGGGCGGAGAAGACGCCCAGCACCAGCATCAGCAGCACCCCGAGCGCCGAGGCGCTGTTGTAGTTGCTGGATCCGGACAGGTTGAAGGCGTACTGGTAGATCAGGTTCACCACGGAGATGGTCGAGTTGCCGGGACCGGCGCCGCCGTTGGTGAGGATGAAGGGCTCGATGAACAGCTGCATCGTGCCGACGATCTGGAGCATCAGCATCATCGACAGGATCAGCCGGGTCTGCGGGATCGTGACGTGCCGGATCCGGCCCAGGATGCTCGCCCCGTCCAGCTCGGCGGCCTCGTACAGCTCGCCGGGGATGTTCTGGAGCGCGGCCAGGTAGATCAGCGTCGTGCCGCCCATGTTCATCCAGGTGGACGCGATGACCACGGAGACCATCGCGCTGCCGGAGGACTGCACGAACTGCGACGTCGGCAGGTGCATCAGGCGCAGCAGGTGGTCGAACAGCCCGGTGTTCGGGTCGTAGAAGTACTGGAACAACAGCAGCGCGGAGGCCGGCGGCAGCATCACCGGCAGGTAGACCAGCACTCGCAGATAGCCGCGCGCGTGCCGCAGTTCGTTGAGGACGATCGCCACGACGAACGGCACCGCGAAGCCGATCAGCAGCGCGAGCAGACTGAACTCCACGGTGTTCTTCCACGCCGCGGCGAACGTCGGGTCGTGCCAGATCCGGGTGTAGTTGCGCCAACCCACCCAGGTCGTCGTGGGCAGCCGCGTGACCGGGTCCCGGTGCGTGCCCTGGAAGCTCATGACGAACTCGCGGATCATCGGATACCAGGAGAACAAGGCGAAGCACAGCACGGCGCCGACCATGAACCCGTAACCGGCGAGGTTGCGGCGCACGCTCACCGCGAACCGGCGCCCGGGCGCCGGCGGACCG encodes the following:
- a CDS encoding carbohydrate ABC transporter permease; amino-acid sequence: MSTQPSRALINQARPRRKRSPLDDTTTRTLVSTATLNRRSGRIAYWTVATLVIVGFTLIFLGPLYFMFTDGLKSTKESVQSPPTLYPHAVHPGNFVDAWNGTGIARLLANTLYYAFGALAFQLIFDVAAAYAISKLRPRFGNAVFGMMLATLMIPSLVLIVPQYLTVADLPVLHLNLIGSPAAIWLPSVANGFSIFLLKRFFDSIPDELMAAAAIDGAGRMRTLWSIVLPMSRPILAVVSIFAVTSVWKDFLWPKLVEGGYSPTRETLNVGLTSAANTSPQNMVIAASAIAAVPAVIFFLAFQRNIMSGLTAGSLKG
- a CDS encoding carbohydrate ABC transporter permease, yielding MAEQILLRPGKRSLRGLSAGGPPAPGRRFAVSVRRNLAGYGFMVGAVLCFALFSWYPMIREFVMSFQGTHRDPVTRLPTTTWVGWRNYTRIWHDPTFAAAWKNTVEFSLLALLIGFAVPFVVAIVLNELRHARGYLRVLVYLPVMLPPASALLLFQYFYDPNTGLFDHLLRLMHLPTSQFVQSSGSAMVSVVIASTWMNMGGTTLIYLAALQNIPGELYEAAELDGASILGRIRHVTIPQTRLILSMMLMLQIVGTMQLFIEPFILTNGGAGPGNSTISVVNLIYQYAFNLSGSSNYNSASALGVLLMLVLGVFSALYLWISRDRDK